The proteins below come from a single Desulfitobacterium metallireducens DSM 15288 genomic window:
- the glgA gene encoding glycogen synthase GlgA translates to MTIVFAVAEAAPFIKTGGLGDVAGSLPAALHRQGADVRVIMPKYSLIQENFRQEFKQITHFQVQVAWRNQYCGLEEMVYQGIPFYFIDNEYYFKRNSIYDEFDKAEQFTFFSRAVLESLEHLPECHTTILHCHDWHTALIPLMLEEFYQHNPCHYQIKTVFTIHNLKYQGIFGKEVLEDIIGLGEEYFTPDTLEFNQAVNFMKAGLLYADRVTTVSPTYAREIQTPYFGEHLEGVFKKRSDHLIGIVNGLDYDVFNPNKDPFIKYPFSSSSQAKQKNKKHLQSLLKLPVNDKAPLLAMVTRLADQKGLDLLARVFEEILALDVQFVVLGTGESQYEDMLRYFAQKYPQNVAAKLSFDNELAHQIYGGADILLMPSRFEPCGMSQMMAMRYGTIPIVRNTGGLTDTVLSFDDDPERGNGFHFENYNAHDFLYVIQHAVKLFHEDQQAWSILKENALHTDFSWDRSAQAYLKLYEDLI, encoded by the coding sequence ATGACGATTGTATTTGCAGTTGCGGAGGCTGCCCCTTTTATTAAAACCGGTGGCTTGGGCGATGTGGCAGGTTCCTTACCTGCTGCTTTACATAGACAAGGTGCTGATGTTCGTGTGATTATGCCCAAATATAGCTTAATCCAAGAAAACTTTCGCCAAGAGTTTAAACAGATTACTCATTTCCAGGTTCAAGTCGCTTGGCGGAATCAATACTGTGGTTTAGAAGAAATGGTTTATCAAGGCATTCCTTTCTATTTCATAGATAATGAATATTATTTCAAACGCAATAGCATCTATGATGAGTTTGACAAAGCTGAACAATTCACATTTTTTTCTAGAGCTGTCCTGGAAAGCCTTGAACATCTCCCCGAATGTCACACCACTATTTTGCACTGTCATGACTGGCATACGGCACTGATCCCTTTGATGCTGGAAGAATTTTATCAGCATAATCCGTGCCATTACCAGATTAAGACCGTATTTACAATTCATAATCTTAAGTACCAGGGGATTTTTGGTAAGGAAGTTTTGGAAGATATCATTGGGCTTGGCGAAGAATATTTTACTCCAGATACTCTTGAATTTAATCAAGCGGTCAATTTTATGAAAGCAGGTCTTCTATATGCGGATAGGGTGACCACCGTTAGTCCAACTTATGCTCGGGAGATTCAAACACCCTACTTTGGAGAACACTTAGAAGGCGTATTTAAAAAACGGTCGGATCATTTGATCGGCATTGTTAATGGACTGGATTATGATGTCTTCAATCCGAATAAAGATCCTTTTATAAAATACCCCTTCTCTTCCTCATCGCAGGCTAAACAAAAAAATAAAAAGCATTTGCAAAGTCTGTTGAAATTACCGGTTAATGATAAGGCCCCCTTGCTCGCCATGGTGACGCGTTTAGCCGATCAAAAGGGTTTAGATCTTTTAGCACGTGTATTCGAAGAAATCCTCGCACTCGATGTACAATTCGTGGTACTTGGTACCGGAGAGTCGCAGTATGAGGACATGCTACGTTATTTCGCTCAAAAATATCCACAGAATGTCGCTGCGAAACTTTCCTTTGATAATGAATTAGCGCACCAAATCTATGGTGGTGCAGATATCCTGCTTATGCCTTCGCGCTTTGAACCCTGTGGTATGTCACAAATGATGGCCATGCGCTATGGAACAATCCCCATCGTGCGCAATACGGGAGGTTTAACTGATACAGTCTTATCCTTTGACGATGATCCAGAGCGAGGGAATGGCTTCCATTTTGAAAACTATAATGCTCATGATTTTTTGTATGTGATTCAGCATGCTGTGAAGCTGTTCCATGAAGATCAGCAAGCCTGGTCTATTCTTAAAGAAAATGCCTTGCATACCGATTTCAGTTGGGATCGTTCTGCTCAGGCTTATCTGAAACTTTATGAAGATTTGATCTGA